The segment CCCAAGACTCGCTCCCCAGAATGAATCATACAGGGCCGAACCGGAAAATAAAGACAACAGCGTTTGTTCCGGCACAAATCCCCGAAACAGGCTCAGCAGCAGAATAACACCTACCAGCCGCGGCAAAAGGGTATAAAACTGACGCAAACCTTTAAGCAAGGCCTCAATCCATTCATCTCTTATTGTTACTTGTTCAACTTTTACTTCGTTGCACTCCGAAGCTGGAAGGGATTGTTCCGAGTGCAAATAGGCCGACAAAGCTTCGCTCACAGGTCCGGAAACATGATTAATGACATGAATACCTTGTTTTCCCAAAGTCTTAACAATATGCGGCGCAACCTGACCTACGAGAACAGTTCGAGCCCCCATGCCCACAACTTGCGAAATGATCTGTACTCCTGCTCCGGGCCCAGCCGAGCGCGAGGGGCCAGCCATGACCTCAAAAGACATATCATCGGTTTCAAGAATCAATAGATAGGCGGCTGTACCCAGCTTTTGTTCCACCTTACCGTTCATATCAGGTGTAGTACTTGGAATGGCTATTTTCATGCGACCTCTAAGAGTCTGTATTTTTGAGGTTAATTTTTAAGGTTAAACTGTTACTGGTAATCCTTCTTAGGACGTAAAATATGCAAAGCGATTTCATCACAGCTTTCTAAACTCTGCACTTCTACACGCAAACAAAGCCAGTATTATTATTTCTAGACCACTTATTTATACATACGTACTTGTTAAACTTTTACTTTTTAGATATCAAATCATGTCTTGACCATAATGGAGGTACTCGAGTGATCCGTAACTTATTTTCCGTACTCTTTTTTGTTCTACTATATTGTGTATCAATCAATCCCGCTTTCGCAGCTGATTTACCCAGAATTATGATTGCTGGAGATGGTTTCGACCCAGGAACCCTCTCTCGTGATTCACGCCCTTTTACGCAAGTTCTTAATTCAATTTCAAATTCTCTGCTTAATCAAGGGTTCGACGTAAAAGATGAAGCTGCTTTATCTTCCACGTCTCATCTCCGGGGGAAAACAAACAGAAATGAAGCTGAATTAATCGAGACTGCAAAAGATTTAGGCATTGATATTATTGTCATTTTTTCCATTTATCCCAACAAGAAAAACGATAATAATACAGTGCGAATCAGACCTCGTGTGGCAGGACGCTTGGTCTCGGTTTATGATGGCTCCAAACTGGGTAATTTCGACATAAAATCTCAAATATCGAAACCGATAGAAAAACCTTATTCACGAAATGATGAATTGGAAGCTCTCTCGGACATTTCAGCAATACTGGGCCAGGAAGTTGGGGACGTTTTGGCTGAGCGTATTGCTGGATATGTTGACGCTGAAGGCGGACGCCTACAGGAATGGGTTATGGTTTTTGATGGATTCAATAACTATGAAATAATGGATATTGAAGACACCATCCAAACATTTTCAGGTTACGATTCGCACCGAATTAAGTCTAATTCCCAGAATTCTGAAAGACATAGTGAACTCTTTTACAGGTCTAGCGTTGATTCCGCAAAGCTAAAAAGAAATCTTGTTCGGATGTTTAAGAAGCTTAATCTAAAAAGTTCCATATATATATCCGGATTACAAGTTCATGCAGTCCGAAATAAAAAAATGAAGATGAACCGAGTTCAACAGCAGAACAGCTGGTAAGCATCTTCTAATCAGCAATAATATTGATATAAATTACAAAAAACATTTTGCATTTTTTCATGCGCTCATCTTTGGAGGAATTGATGAAGTTAAATAGGTTTTTAATCATAACGACAAGTCTGTCTTTTTTGTTGCTTGCAGGGTGCGCGGTAAAAAGGCCCACCCCTAATGCGGAAGTCAATTTTGAAGTACCTTCCAAACTTTCAATCATAAAAAAAGATTCCCTGCTAAGAGTTATCCCGACAACAAGCACCAAAAAAGAGACTCCCGGTTTTGCCCGAGAGCTCGCGGCAAAACTAAACCATGCCGGTTATTTTAAAGTTGGAAACGGACCGAATCCCCGATATGTTCTCAATTTAGATACTTTTTGGGCTGATCGATGTGACAATTCAAAACAGACTTCATATAATGTCCGCTACTATAAAAAACCCATAGAAAACAAAGATGGAAGCGGACATGATATTATGGTTAAAGACTATGGGGCCTCATATACCGCCGCGCTTGTTGGAGGCGTAAGTATTTATCAAATCAACAATCTGGAGCCATTGGCTTATTTCAATGTAGTCGCGAAAGATACCAAATGGGTTAGAGAGCAAAATAAGAACAAAGCAAAAGTTTCTTGTGACACCAAGGGAACGCGCAGCAAACTAATGGCTGAGATTATAAAAAACATTGACGGACTGTTATCTAAAGAACGGCGTAATGTTCCTGTAATATTTCCAAGTGGCGGAGACACAGAAGCAAAAGAACTTATTCTTTCTAATCAAATTAAAAAAGCCCACAAAAAATTAGAATCACTGGTTACACCTGTTCCTCTGTCTGATCTTACTCCTGCCCGCTATGAACAATGGGAAAAAGAAGCTGAGCTGAATCAAACTCCTAAACGAGTTATGTCTGAAGATCTGGCGAATTTTTACCTGCTGTATATGACAAAAGAAGCTAGAGGGATATCCGAGCAAAGCGCGGAAATTATTCATGATGGCTATGCAAGAATATTGTTGCTTGCGGAAGATAAGACTTTGATTAATGCAACCGCGGATTCAATGGCAAGATTGGAAGAAACTGCAAAACGTTTAGGCATTATGCTCTAGATTTATAAGGTAATTAATATGTTAAAAAAAATCTATACAATAGGCTTAAGCGTTTGTCTGGCTTTAATTATTTTAACTGCTTCTGGGTGTAAAACCACCAAAAAAATGGTTTATGCTGAGTACATAATGCCCCCAATTGCTTTCTCAGATGTAGCCAGCATTGAAAGAATAAATATCGATAAACCAAAAATTAAAATATCTGGAGTTGGTAAAAGAACATCTAAAAGCATAAGAAATGTTTTTACCAATACAATCGTTAACGATTTCAGTTCTAAGCTATACTTTAACGGGTATATTAAACCTTCTGATGAAATATACGGAGATATTGAAGGTCTAAAAGCTGTACGAAAGAAATTAGCGCACTCTAAACACGGGTATGCCGTTAAAATAGTAAAAGTACGTAAACCGGCAAAGCTCAAAGTTTACGCAACAATAAACTACAAAAGAACTAAAGGTGTAGACAAGATAAACACTACACTTGTTACTCAAAGCTATAGCATTATAACAAACAAAAATGGTGTTCCATGTACAAAAGCAAACAAGCCTACCAAGAAAGTTGTAACCAATAAAGTTTCATATATTGAAGTTAAAGCAAAAGGCAGCTTAGTTTGTACGTTGTATGATTGCTCCGGAAAAAAACTCTATTCTAGAAAATTTGACGATCTTGAATTTGAAAATAAGGCTGGTGGTGATGCCGGCAGTAACTCGGAAGCACCTTATCTTGAAGTTGCACAAAATCTATTCAACGACGCAATCTCAAAAGTTGTAATGGACATATCTCCGCACCGTGAATCAAGATCCCTGTTAGTCAATGAAAAAGGTGATTCTTCCGTAGTGGCCTTGATAAAGGGAACTGCTTTTTATGACGCATTTAATAAGCTTGGACCGATTGTTGAGGCAGAAGAAAAAACTATGGATAAATTGTCTGCAGAAATTAATTCGAAATATGATCAATTAATTACAAACGCTGAAGATCCAGAAAAAAAAGCAGATCTCGAACAGAAAAGAACTAATGACCTGATCGATATAACAAAAGACTATTCTCCTGATTATGAAAACATGGCAATTATCTTGGAAATTATCGGGGATAGAAACGAAGCCCTAGAATACTATGAAATGGCAGCAAAAGCAGATCCTGAAAACATTCGTGCAAGCGAATCCTGTTTGCGGGTCCAAAAATTAGTAGCGGCTTCAAGCTGCCTTAAGAATCCTAATAAAATAAATAACTACCAGCAGAAAAAATACGAGGATCAATAAATGCGTAAAATATACATTGCTTTTACAATTTTACTTACCATGGTCTGCATGATTTCTGGCTGTGCACCGAAAGTAAAAATAAAACTACTTGCCCCGGGCGAAATCAAAATATCTGGTATCAGTAAAATTGCGGTATTGCCTTTCAATTCTGTTTCTCCAAACCTTGCAACCGGCAAATATACCGCAAACAAAAAGGCTTGCGAACTAGCTCGCCGCTGTGTGGAAAGTACTCTCTATAGCGAGCCTCATTTTCAGCTAGTAGATTTAGATCTGGAAAAAAAACTTGTCAAAATCAATAAAAGAGCAAAACCGGGCGACCGCCTAGACGGTGTTCTTTACGGGCAAGTTTGGTGGCAGATTTCTGATGAATATAAAAATTACATGCCAAGTAAAATGTCCCTGTCTAGATGGGTTGTCCGGGAATATGTATGTGGAAAAACAGACAAGGGAAAACCTATTTATTGTTCTAAATCTTTGGTTACTCAAAGACAGGATAACTTTTATAAATCACACTATAGAACTGTTACAGCAAGTTTGATGATGAGTTTGTCGGTTTATAGACTCACCCCTAACGGGCAAGTTGAAAAAGTTGCACAGGTTTTTGAAATTGCAAAAAAACCGGCAATCATTAGTAATGGTCATTTTTCAACAAATATTGAGCTTATAGCATTTAAAAAAGCCAAAAACAGAGTAACTACTTTAACGACAAAAGAAGGATTCGGTTTTCCCGATATTTCCCAACTAACAAGTTTATGGACTCCAAGCTCCGCTTCCCAAGGAAAAACAGCTCTTGATAATGAAGTGACCAACATAACCGAAAGCATACCTACCTCTGTGGGTATGAAAAATGACCTGGCAAACACTGTTTCCACACGCCTTAAGAACTTAATCCAACCTCATTCCGAAGAATTTGACATTTCGATGCATGGCCTCGACAAAAAAACACAAACTATGTTCATGACTGAAGCTTTTAGGGGGTTAACTAAGTATTTGGCTCTTAAAATCGCCAATAAAGATACAGAGCTAGCTCAGCAACTTTTAGACTCTCTGGAGTTTGAAGAAATAACTAAAGAAATGCTTATCAGAAAGATGCAGGGTGAATATGCTGAAAAACAGGCAGAACTTCCTGCTGAAGAAAGAATTCCATTTGTCAAACCGAACTTAGAAGAAATAACCAGTTCAGCAAACTCATACTTGGACAGCCATTTAAGCGATATATACAATTTAGCGTTATCGTTTGAAGGAATTGGAGACTTTAACAGATCTTTAGAAATATATCGCTTTGGTTTCAATGAGTATGCAAATACAGATCAGGATTTTGCTGACGGCATAGGACGTTGCACACTTGCTTTGGATATGGATGCTAGAAATAGTGAAGCTTACAGGGCGCTAGAGGACTCTCAAGAAACAACAAAAATGAGTAATTAGGTGGCTGAAATGACTTACCGAGTTTCACAAACAACAGCCATAGTGCTTGCTGTTCTCATTTTTATGTTAACAGCCTCAATAGGAAATGCCTACGAAGATATAGGTGTTTCCGTCACAGTAAAAGGTAAACGCAGTTTCAAAGCTAAAAAACAAGCAAAGCTTCTAGCTGGAAAACAAGCTATAATCAGCTACCTGAAACGAGTCAGCCCGGCAGCCGTAGGTACCTCATGTGCCAAGCAGTTAGTTGATGACAGAGCCGCGTTTATCAAGCGAGTCACATCCCAAGGCATTTCTCAGATTGGCGATTCTATGGAAGCGTCATATCTAATACGCATTGATGATGAAAAACTTAACTACACTCTTGAAGAATTGGGTTGCGGGCCACAAAGCGGAGCAGCAAAGGTTATAATCCTGATCATGGAAGAACCGCCATCAACGGCCAATATATCTATGATACTCAATCCGGAGGATTCTTCAGGTGTAAGAAAACTGCGCGGTTTAGGGCCGTTTGTGGTTTTCTATACTTCGTACCAACGGGCAATCAGGGATACAATAATCAGTAAAGCAAATCAGGAAGGACTTAAACTTACCAGACTGGATACTTTTAATGAATTCCAGAAGATGAAGATGTCAAACGATGACCCCCTGGTTGGAGTTTACTTTGACGGAGAATCAGAAGATTTTGTAATAAACAGAAGACTTTTGAATATTGTTCGAACAAAATTTGCAGCGCAAAATACAATTATTCTTTATTATAGAATTGCATCTTTATATTTTGACCAGACCACAAGAGAATTGAAAGCAGCTATAGCAATTTCTCTGTATGATTTAAATTCAGGAGAAACTAAATCTGTGGGTAGTCAGGATTTTATGGTTATGGTTCCTGCAGGACAACCCAGTGTAGCCATTCGTGATGGATTAACAGAAGTGGCATCTAGCGCAGCATCCCTGCTTATGAATAAAGCCAAGAAACAAATAAGAAGAATGGCTTCCATGGCTCAGGTTCATGCACAAAAAGAAAAGACACTGCCTGTAACTGTTAGTGTACATCTAAATTCCAAGAGAACTATGTACAAAGTTAAAAAATCTCTTAACCCGGAAATGATTCAATACTCTGAAATAAAATCTGAAAATCTTATTTTAAAATTGGCTGAAGGAGTTCCTGCAGATGACTTTGTATTCGAAGAACTCCTTGAAGTGCTCGAAGGAATGGGGATAATAATTCCTGAAAAGAATATCCACTTCAACGGACAAAAAGTTTTGATACAACAATAAGACTTTATAATAAAACCTTTTTCATATCGGTATCATGCCGATATGAAAAAGGTTTTTAAATGCGTTAAACTTTACTAATCCTGCCATAATAATATTTACGGGCAATCCCCCTTCCCTACCCCTTCATATAAGCTATTCACAGCAACACTTCCTTACTTGATCTTCGTATTAAGCCATAATTTAAGCGCATTAAAAACAGCAAAAAAAATACAAAGTATATTGGCTTAGCTAAACTTACAAATCTAAGTTGTATAAAAAGATCTAATATCTTAGTCTAAAAATAATTATACATGCTGTACTTCTTAAATCCTCTCCGTCAACCGTAAGAATACGCACAATGAAACATAAAATATTATTTGTAGACGACGATCAAAATCTGCTGCGAGGAATCAAAGCCATGCTACACTCCAGAAGAAAAGAGTGGACATGCCGATTTGCTTCCAGCGGAGAGGATGCTGTGAAGTTGATTCATAAGGAATCATTTGATGCAGTTGTCTCCGACATACTCATGCCCGGCATGAACGGAGTTGATTTCCTTAAAATTGTCGAGAAGATCCAACCCGCTACTATTCGCATAATTCTTTCCGGCTATTCTGAAATCCAAACACTCCTGAAATCGACAACATGTGCACACCAATTTATTAGCAAACCCTGCCAGTCGAAAACCCTTATTGAAACAATACAGCGTTTAACCAAGTTGCGGCATATTCTCAATAATAATGAAATAAGTACTATGGTGGCCCGGTTGAACTCCCTCCCAGCTATTCCAGACTTATATGTCAAAATATGCACTGAACTGGAAAAAAAAGAGCCAAGTCTCGACCGTGTAGGAAAGTTTGTGGAAAAAGATCCCGGAGTGTCAGCCACAATACTCAAGGTAGTTAACTCGGCTTTTTTCGGATTTTACAATACAATATCCTCCCCTTCCCATGCAGTCACTCTACTAGGCACTGAAGCTGTTAAAGGACTAGTGCTCGGAGTACATCTTCTGAACAAAATAGATTTATCATCTCTTGCTGGATATTCAATTGATAAACTATGGGATCACTCGCTCCAGACCGGCGACTTTGCCAAAACTATCGCAACGATGGAAACAACGGACAAAAAATTCATCGGCGCTTGTTATGTTGCAGGAATTCTTCATGATGTAGGTAAGTTTATATTCGTGACCAATATGGACACGATATATAAGCCAGTTCTTATAGAAGTACGCAAAACGGGAGGTCCAATCAGTTTAAGCGAAAAAAACAAACTGGGAGTCGGCCATGCTGCAATCGGAGCTTACTTGCTGGGATTATGGGGATTTCATGAAGATATTGTCTCAGGAGTATTCAATCATCATACCCCTGAAAACTCAGAAGAAGGACTAACCGTTGCGCTTGTAGTTCATGCTGCCAATACGTTACAGCACGAGCTTTATTCTCCAGACTCGAACTTTATTTTCTCACAGATCAACATGGAATGGCTGACAGCACAAGGTTTCGGCGACCGTCTAACCGAATGGCAGGAAAGCTGCGCTAAGCATATCGTTAACAACTGAGTTAAAAAAAAGAGATTACAGGAGAGCACATGAAGATAAAGGAGCTGTTAGAAAACAAAGCTAAACCTGTCATAGTAGCGGACATAAACGGAATTATCACAAGTATTAACGAAAGTTTTACCCGCGAATTCGGGTGGACTGAAAATGAACTCAAAGGGAAACCACTCACCGCAATTATTCCAAAACCTCTGCGAGACGCACATCAGCTTGGATTTTCAGCTTATCTATCCACAGGTAAAGCATCAATCCTAGGTCAACATCTGGATTTAGAAATTGCAAAATCTGATGGGACAGTCGA is part of the Maridesulfovibrio ferrireducens genome and harbors:
- a CDS encoding NifB/NifX family molybdenum-iron cluster-binding protein, producing the protein MKIAIPSTTPDMNGKVEQKLGTAAYLLILETDDMSFEVMAGPSRSAGPGAGVQIISQVVGMGARTVLVGQVAPHIVKTLGKQGIHVINHVSGPVSEALSAYLHSEQSLPASECNEVKVEQVTIRDEWIEALLKGLRQFYTLLPRLVGVILLLSLFRGFVPEQTLLSLFSGSALYDSFWGASLGSIMAGNPVNSYVIGHGLLEAGVGLTGVMALMLAWVSVGVIQIPAESAALGLRFALVRNAAGFVVVVFVSLVVFLLRGGV
- a CDS encoding tetratricopeptide repeat protein, yielding MLKKIYTIGLSVCLALIILTASGCKTTKKMVYAEYIMPPIAFSDVASIERINIDKPKIKISGVGKRTSKSIRNVFTNTIVNDFSSKLYFNGYIKPSDEIYGDIEGLKAVRKKLAHSKHGYAVKIVKVRKPAKLKVYATINYKRTKGVDKINTTLVTQSYSIITNKNGVPCTKANKPTKKVVTNKVSYIEVKAKGSLVCTLYDCSGKKLYSRKFDDLEFENKAGGDAGSNSEAPYLEVAQNLFNDAISKVVMDISPHRESRSLLVNEKGDSSVVALIKGTAFYDAFNKLGPIVEAEEKTMDKLSAEINSKYDQLITNAEDPEKKADLEQKRTNDLIDITKDYSPDYENMAIILEIIGDRNEALEYYEMAAKADPENIRASESCLRVQKLVAASSCLKNPNKINNYQQKKYEDQ
- a CDS encoding response regulator, with translation MKHKILFVDDDQNLLRGIKAMLHSRRKEWTCRFASSGEDAVKLIHKESFDAVVSDILMPGMNGVDFLKIVEKIQPATIRIILSGYSEIQTLLKSTTCAHQFISKPCQSKTLIETIQRLTKLRHILNNNEISTMVARLNSLPAIPDLYVKICTELEKKEPSLDRVGKFVEKDPGVSATILKVVNSAFFGFYNTISSPSHAVTLLGTEAVKGLVLGVHLLNKIDLSSLAGYSIDKLWDHSLQTGDFAKTIATMETTDKKFIGACYVAGILHDVGKFIFVTNMDTIYKPVLIEVRKTGGPISLSEKNKLGVGHAAIGAYLLGLWGFHEDIVSGVFNHHTPENSEEGLTVALVVHAANTLQHELYSPDSNFIFSQINMEWLTAQGFGDRLTEWQESCAKHIVNN
- a CDS encoding PAS domain S-box protein, whose protein sequence is MKIKELLENKAKPVIVADINGIITSINESFTREFGWTENELKGKPLTAIIPKPLRDAHQLGFSAYLSTGKASILGQHLDLEIAKSDGTVESAKHFIISEIVNEKHSFAATIEPRNKE